Proteins from one Leptonema illini DSM 21528 genomic window:
- a CDS encoding chemotaxis protein CheW — translation MAVYQQNTNQHLTFRLGKDEFGIEILGVREILEYREPTRVPRTSRFIAGVINIRGNVVPVINLSRLFLGRETDITKRTCILILEIYGDKDDIIAGVLVDSVNEVISINKENIDPPPNFGSRLRADFIKGMGRLEDRIVILLNPSSVLNFNEIVELTKSIDSSSSIKESITDSILAQNQDETQSDQRGAQDSR, via the coding sequence ATGGCAGTCTATCAACAAAACACAAACCAGCATCTCACCTTTCGACTGGGAAAGGATGAGTTCGGTATTGAGATTCTCGGCGTAAGAGAAATCCTGGAGTACAGGGAGCCTACCAGAGTTCCAAGAACCTCCCGATTCATCGCCGGCGTCATCAACATCAGAGGGAACGTCGTTCCTGTGATCAACCTTTCCCGGCTGTTTTTAGGCCGGGAGACCGACATTACAAAGCGAACGTGTATTCTCATACTCGAGATTTACGGCGATAAAGACGATATCATTGCCGGCGTTCTGGTAGATAGCGTTAACGAGGTGATCTCTATCAACAAGGAGAACATCGACCCTCCTCCGAACTTCGGCTCTCGTCTCCGGGCCGACTTCATCAAAGGAATGGGGCGACTGGAAGACCGCATCGTTATACTGCTCAACCCCTCGTCGGTGTTGAACTTCAATGAGATCGTCGAACTGACAAAATCGATCGATTCTTCTTCCTCTATAAAAGAATCCATTACGGATTCCATACTGGCGCAGAATCAGGACGAAACGCAGAGCGATCAGAGAGGCGCTCAAGACTCGCGCTGA